A window of Maioricimonas rarisocia genomic DNA:
AGCACCAGCCGCTGCAGCGGTTCGACGGTGATGTGGTCCTGGACGATGCCGGTCAGCTCGGCATACATGGCGTCCATGTCGAACCGGCTCGCCTGAAAGTAGGTGTCCGGTTCGAAGCCGTCGTCGGCATCGCTCTCGACCACTTCGCGAATGCGGTCGATGTCGATCTGCGGGCCGTACTGATTCTCGGTGTACCGGCAGCGGAGCTTGTAGAACGTCCCCGGCTGCCAGGCCTGCTCGCAGTCGGCGAACAGGCCGCCGTCGCTCCAGATCATGGCGGTGGCCGACCGCTGCGGATCGCGAAAGACAACGCGGAAGTACGGTTTGCCGTCCCGTGTTGTCGAGCGGTCCTTGCTGACCAGCAGGACGAAGCAGTCGCCCTGTGTGCCGGGCTGCATCTCCCCCAGCGGAACAATCCGTGGGGACGGTTCGTTGTCAGGAATCAGTTGCATGTTTGTCTGGCCCGCTACAAACAATGTGGCCCCGTGCGGGGGCCGGGAAACGTCACTCGGGAGGTGCGAACTTCTCAGCCGCTTCCTGAATCTCCTCCGGCGTCATGTCGCGAATGTGCTGGGCGATCGCCCATTCATGGCCGAACGGGTCGATGATCCGGCCGTACCGGTCACCCCAGAACATGTCGGTCAGCGGCATCTCGATGCGCGAGCCGGCTTTGACGGCCCGCTCGAAGGCTCCTTCGGCATCGTCCGTCCACATGTGCAGGGCGACCGAGGTCCCGTTGAGGGACTTCGGCGAAACCCATCGCTCCATAGGAGGAGTCTCGTCGCACAGAAACAGCGGCGAATCACCGATCTTCAGCTCGGCATGCATGATGCCTTCGCCGTTCGGCCAGGGCATCCGCGAGATTTCTTCGGCGTTGAAAGCCGACTTGTAGAACTCGATCGCCTCGGTTGCACCTCGAATGACGAGGTGAGGGGCGAGGGAATGATGACCCGGAGGGATGGGCTGAACCATGTCGTCATGACCTCCGCTGGGTTTCAGGCTGTGAGTTTCCGCAGCTGTTCCAGATAACGGGGAATCGCTTCGCGCGGATCTTCCTTTTCCTCGTACTCGAGGACCAGGTAGCCGCGGTAGCCCGCATCCTGCAGGATACCCACAATGCGGGGCAGGTCGGCTTCCTGTTTTTCGCCGCCTGCGGTAATGGCCACCTTCACCTGGGCGTTGACTGCGTAGGGCGCGATCTTCTCGAGGTCGCCGTAAGGATCGTCGGTTCGGAAGTTCCCGCTGTCGAAGTTGATGCCGAACCAGGGGGAATTGTTGACCCGCTCGACGATCCGCAGCAGCTGCTCGGGCGTGGCGGTGATGCCGCCATGGTTCTCCAGGGCCAGCACGACACCCTTCGTGGCAGCGTAATCCAGCGACTGATTGATGCCTTCCACGCAACGGTCCAGCGCGACCTCTTCGGTCTCGCCCTTTGGGACCTTGCCGGCGAAAATGCGGATGACCGGGGCCCCCATGAGGGCGGCGTAGTCGATCCACTTCCGGGTCATTTCGAGCTGAAACTCGCGGTCGGGCCCTTCCGGCAGGCAGAAGTCGTTGCCGATCGCGGTCCCCGAAATGTCCAGCCCCAGACGAAACGTCTGGTTCTTGATCGACATCAGGTACTCGTTGGTCACGTCGGCCGGGAAGTAGTAGCTGGTCAGCTCGGTCGCATCGAGGTCCTGCTCGGCGCAGTAGTCGACGAAATCCTCGAGCGTCATCGTGGGGTTGCCCGACCGGGGCTTCGGCCAGTTCCGCGGCAGGTAGCGGTTGAACGAGTACGCTGCCAGCGAGAGTTTCATGAACGGGCGGCCGGTGCGGGTCGGCGGTTCGGCGGCGGCCAGGGGGGCTCCGCTGCTTCCCTGAAGAAGTGTCGAGCCGAGTGCGGCGGCAGACGAGGCCAGCCAGAGCCGGCGGGAAAGGCGGGAATTGCCGGAAGAAACTTCGCTGTTGGCCGAATCAGTTCGGGATGCCATTCCGATGAACTCCAGTAGCTGCACAGATCTGAAGGGTCTGCGGTAGAATTGGACGGCAGGTCCGGGGCCGGGGCGACAGATTTCCGGCCGTTCGCGTGACGTGAACCGGTCGGGTGGACATCTGCCAGCTCCTAAGTTACACCTGCCGGCAGGGTTACCGCAACTTTGCGGCGAAGCAATTGTTGATTCCCGCAGAGCGATGCTATAATTCGGGTCGGAAACGTTTCGGCATCGACTCGTCCTTTCCAGACAGAGGAGACCGTGGGTCTATGGTTACAGTGACGGAAAAAGCCGCCGGCGAAATCAAGCGCGTCATCGGCGAGCAGAACATGCCGGAAGGTACTGTCCTGCGAATCGGGGTGGCAGGTGGCGGCTGCAGCGGATTTCAGTACAAGCTCGGCTTCGACGCCGCGGCAGATCGTGAGAAGGATCACATCTCCGAGCAGCATGGACTGCAGGTGGCGATCGACAAGAAGAGCGACCTGTACCTCGATGGGACCACCGTCGATTTCTACGATGGTCTCGAAAAGCGCGGCTTCACGTTCGAAAACCCGAATGTGACCCGCAGCTGCGGATGCGGCAGCAGCTTCTCCGTCTGATTGATTCAGTCGGCAGCAAACAAAAAAGAACCGTCCGGGAACCAGCAGGCTCCCGGACGGCTTTTTTACGCGCTGTGCTCGATCCTTGAGGACCGGCCGACGGTCAGAGTTCCCAGCCGAGACGCGACGGCTGCCAGACGACGTTCGCGGCTTCGGGAGCATTCGTCGCCTTCAGTTCGGCTCCATCCCACTCGAGCTTGCGGCCGATGCGGTAGGCCACCGTTCCCAGCAGCACGCTTTCGGTCAGGGCCCCGGAGTAGTCGAAGTTGCAGGTCGTCGGCTCGCCGGTCTTGCAGGCCTGAATCCATTCGGCATGATGTCCGATCGAGTTCGGGATCGTCTGCTCAGGCGGCGTGAAGTCGGCAAACTTGTCTTCCGGGAACAGCTTGTACGTTCCGTAGTTGGCGTACATCGAACCCTCGTCGCCGACGAAGTAGACGCCGGCGCCACCGAGGTCGTGGCCGTCGTGAACGTGCTCGATCATGTCGCCATCGGTCCAGGTCAGGGTGACCGGCGGCTGCTCGCCCCGTTCCGGATATGTCCAGGTGACCTTTAGACCGGTCGGTGCGGTCTCCGGATGCGTTGGGGGACCTTCCGCTTCACACGTGAGCGGGTGCCGCAGATCCAGAGCCCAGAACACCAGGTCAATGTAGTGGCAGCCCATGTCGGCCAGCGTACCGCCGCCGAAGTCCCACCACCGCCGCCAGTCGGCGGGAATGTACGCAGGGTGGTACGGGCGATAAGCGGACGGGCCGAGCCACAGGTCCCAGTTGACCCCTTCCGGGATGGGCGGTTTGTCGGTCGGCCAGGTGTTCCCTCCCCAGCCCTTACCGACCCAGACTTTGACCTCACGGACCGGTCCGATCGCTCCGGAACGGATGACTTCGACCACCCGACGGTAGTTGTTGGTGGCGTGAATCTGCGTCCCCATCTGGGTGACGACATGATGTTCCCTGGCGGTCTGGGCCACCAGGCGTGCTTCCCGCACCGTCCGGGTCAGTGGCTTTTCGCAATAGCAATGCAGCCCCTGCCGCATGGCCGTCACCGAGCAGTACGCATGGGTGTGATCGGGCGTCGAGACGACGACAGCGTCGAGCGTCTCGTTGTCGAGCATCTTGCGGAAGTCTTCGTAGCGTGAGGCCTTGGGAAACGCCTCGAACGCCTGGGCCGCCCGGCGGGCATCGACGTCACAGATCGCGACGATGTTCTCACCCGAAACGCCGGCGAGATTGCTCGCCCCACGTCCGCCTGGGCCGATGACCCCGATGTTCAGCTTTTCGTTGGGGCTGGTGCTCTCGGCCGAGGCCGCCTGGCCGGCGACATACAGGCCGGCACCAATGGCGGCGGACTGAGAGAAGAACTGGCGGCGGGGGATCTGTTGGGGCATGGCGGGGCATCTCCTGGAGGGTCGAATCAACGTCCGTGAATATGACGGACACCTCGGCAGGAATCAATATCGGCGCAATTGCTGCGATCGGGCCAGAGCAGTTTGCGCCGATTGCCGAACCACTGTTCCCTACTTCCCCGGACGCAACCTGCGACACAGCCGGTACGCCTGATACTTGTACCAGTCCCGCCCGGGATGATCCCCGACGGGGGCCGGTGTGATGCCCAGACGACGCAGGCCCGCGTTGACCCGGTGGACTCCGGCCCGTCGATCCAGATCCGGAGTGCGGAACGTGATGCTGAATGAGACCGAAACTTCGGGGCCGTTCTGCACCCAGTGAGGGTTCGTCACCGGAAAGTGCAGTCCCTGCCCCGGCTGCAGATCGAACGTCCACGCATGCTCTGCAATCTCTTCGCGGTACTCGAGGTTGCGGCCGCGATTGGTATAGAACGCTTCCAGTTCCGCTTCCGACAGAATCGAGCGATCGGCACCGTCCCATTGACGGACCGTCTTCGAGCCGCGGACCTGCAGCAGGAAGTTGTGCTCCGGATCGATGTGGTACGGCGTGACCGAACCGGGCGAGGTGAGAAACACGAACGCCTGGGCGTGCGTCATTCCCGGCGCGATCTGCTCCGAGTGGGGGCGGATTTCTTTCAGGCATGCCTCGAGCAGATCGCGGTAGGCCGGATCCTGTTCGACGTACTTCAGCACCATCCAGGATTCGCATTCCTCGATGCGGCGGATCGTTTCGTCGACGGACAGACCGTTGCGCGGCGTCAGCCTGGCGTCGATGCTCGTCGGGAGTTTGCCGGCGTTATACTCGATGCACGAAACCGGCAGAGCCCGCGCCAGCTCCAGAATGCGCTCGACCTCGAACAGCGGATGATTGCAGAGCCGATGCTCGATCAGGAACGGCCGGCGACTGAAGCAGTCCTGGAAATCGTTGGCGTTGAATGCGAGCAGGTGCCGTTGCCCGACGGACTGCTGTACGGGCGCGGTGGTGGTCGGGGGAGGAGACAGGAGCTGGCTGGTCATCGGTGGAATCTCCTGGAACGCGTCACGTCTGTTGGATGGCGGCAGGTTGCCGGGAAGCGGATCGAAAGCGCCGACGCACGACTCGGGCGAGCGGGGCCAGTCCGACGAGGGCATCGCCGGTCAGCCGGCCGGTCGACACCAGTAGATGCCGGATTGTCCTTCGCTGCCGCCACAGGCGGTTGATCATGAAGTGCTGCGGGACCGCGCAGGAATCCATCCACGTGATGGACGGCATCCCGTGCAGGACCCGAATGTTCTCGATCTCGAGATGAACGCCGGGCGAAAACTTTCTGTACGATTCGTCGTATGCGATCTTGAACGCGAACGAACCTGTGCCGGAGCGGAAGTTCCACTTCATCGCGATCGGTTCGTTATTGAGGAACAGACCCAGTAGCATCAGTTGCCTCCGCTGGGCGGCGGCGTGCGTAATCTCGCGGAAGAACTGCCGATGTCGTTCGTCGAGGCCAATCGCCGTCCCGGCGTTCCCCTTCCAGCCGGCCGCCTCGAGATCGAGGAACTGTTCCATCCAGAAGTCGAAGAACCCGTTGCCGTCGTTAAATCGGACCGTGATATCCCCGAGATCGGCCAGCCGCCGTCGCTGACGACGCAGTTCCCGTCGGTTGTGACTGGTCAGTGCCTCGACGACGTATTGCTGCCAGTCGTCTCCCGGTTCGAGAACCGCACGACTCTGCTCCGAAACACAGAACGTGTTCAGTGTCTGCTCTGCGGTTGCGTCCGTGAGCGCCTGGTGAAACGGACCGGCGCCATCGACGTCGGGCAGTTCGAGAACCGCCGGACCCCGACGCTCTTCTCTCAAAGCCTCAAACAGAGCCGCAAGGCACAGGGCGCCCTGTCCCCTTCGGATCAGCGGCGTCGAGAGAAAACTGTACGGGTGCTGCCAGAGTGTCCAGACGCGGACGGGGACGTTCTTCCAGGATGGCTGCTCTTCGAAGGGGAAGAATCCGCACAGGACCGGCGGCGTATCGCGACGGGTCGACGGGCGGTACACCAAGGCGAACCGCAGTTTCGATTCTCCTGCGAATGCATTCAGGGCCGGGCGCAGAAACCACGGCTCGAGGAATACGTTCGGTTCGGCCGCGTCGTCGGCAAGCGACTGCCAGTCGTCGACACGCTCGTCCAGTCCGTCTGCAGGCACGAACTCGACGAATGCCCCGTCGGCGAGTGGCGGCGTGACCTCGGCAGGCGGTCCGGTGGGAATACAGTCAACAAAGGGAGCGTCGTGCTGCTTTTTGGCAGCAGGAGGGAGGCCCGTCGCACTCATGGATGTCATCCGGACGAGGTCCGTTGGTCTCGGAAGGTACTCACAGCAGAGTCGCTGCGGAAACCTACCTTGTCCCAAACCCGACGCAAGCAGTTTCTTTCGATCCGCCTGTGGGTGCCGGGCCTTCCCGGAGCCTGTGGCCGGCCCGTTCAGTCTCCACGCGCAGGTGCCGGCGCGCCTGGAAGCAGTTTCGCCTTTGGATCATCCGGCGGACCGTCCAGCGCGAGATACGCGAACAGGTCGGCCAGCTCCTGAGGAGTGAGCTGCTTTTCGATGCCTTCCGGCATCATCGAGACATTGCTGACGCGGTACTCCTCGATCTCCTCGCGCGGTATCGTTTCCAGCTTGCCTCCCTGAATCTTCAGGATGACGCGTCGCTCGTTCTCTTCGACGGGCAGCCCGGTCAGAACACGGCCATCGTCGGTCAGCAGTTGCCGGGCCTGGTAACCGGGGCCAATGACCAGCGAAGGGTCGAACACGTTCGAAAGCAGTTGCTCCCAGTTGTTGCGTCCGTTGCGTGTGATGTCCGGTCCGACCTCGGCGCCGTCTCCGTACATCTTGTGGCACTGCGCGCAGATCTTTTTGAACACCGCGACGCCCGCTCGGGCATCTCCAGGAACGCGCCGCAGCAGATCGCGATGCTGTCGAATCACCTGCTGGCGATCGGAGCGTCCGTCCAGTCGAATCTGACCGTACACTTTGGCGAGCGCCGTCTTCAGCGGTTCGTCCGTGAATGTCGCCAGCCGGCGGAGCTGGTTGACGTTCAGCAGATTCCGGTCGATCTTTTTGTTCTGGATCGCGTCGAGCAGAGCCAGACTCCACCCGGGCCGTTGCGTCAGGACTTCGATCGCTTTCGGCTGAACCGCCGGTTCGAAGTCGTCGAAACGGACCAGCAGAATCCCGGCGACCTTCGGACTGCGGGAACGTCCCAGCGACTCGATCACAGCGGCACGAAAGTCGTGGCCGGCTTCGGCATCAGCGAGCACCTCTTCGACCCTGTCCAGGAACTCCGCGTCGCCCGCTGCAATCAGCGTTTCGAGGGCGGCGAGCCGGTTCTGCGGGCGATGATCACTGTCGGCGAACGAGTGCCGCAGCGTGTCGAGTGCCGGCCCGGAACCGAGCAACGCCCGGACGACCGTCAAGGGAGCATCCAGCACCTCATCCGCGTCCGCCAGACGCGATTCGTCGAGAAACAGCCCGGAGATGGACTCCCGCTGTTCGTCCGTGAGCGAACGCTGCCGCAACCGCTCAGCGACAGCGTCCAGACACTGCCGCTTCGTGGCCTCGTCGAGAAGCTCCTCCACCAGAGTCTCCTCGAGGAGTTCCGAGAGTGTGTTGCCATCGGTTCGCGGATCATCAGCCAGGACGCTGACAGCACGCGGCAGCACCGAGGCGAAGGCAGGCGGTCGATCGAACATCTGTTCGACGAGTGCCTGCCCGACCGCATCCGGATCCCGGGAAACGATCGGCAGCAGGTTCTGCCAGACCAGCGGCGCCATGGTCGGATCGTTCTCTGACAGTGCCAAGTGGTACAGCAGAATCGAGGCCAGCTGAGAGTCGAAGCGTTCCGGGCGATCGCTGACGTGCCTGTAGAGTTTGCTGGCCGCGATGACCCGTTGCTGAAAGACTCGTGGATCTTCGTCCTGTCCGAAGATGAGCCCGGCCGCGATTTCCTGAGCGGCCAGTTTCTCATCCAGGCGATCCGCCAGCAGCCGAATCTTCCACGCGGAAATCTGCGGGTGATCCACGTCGTAGTGAATGTTGTGGACGAGCACCGAGGGGGGCAGGTCGGCACCTGCCAGGGCCCACATTGCCCGGAGACGGGAGGACACGTCCCGGGACGTGTCATTCGCCTGGGCGATCAATCGCTGGACAACCGGCGAGTCTTCGGAGAGTCGCTCGGCCAGTAGTCGCCGTGCGGTCGCGCGCACGTATTCGTCCCGACCATCAAGGTGATCAGCGAGTTCGTCGTTGCCCATGGTCGACAGGTCGAGAACCGGCAGTCGTCCCGCCTTGTCGTAAATGACGCGGTACAGTCGTCCCTTGGCGCGGTCGATGCCCTCCGGGTCGGCATTCGCATCCTGGTAGCAGTGATAGCGGTCGTACCAGTCCAGCACGTACAGGCAGCCGTCCGGCCCGGTCTTCTGCACGACCGGCATGAACCAGGCGTCGTTGGCGGTCAGGAAGTCAGCGAGCTTCGGGGCGTCGTCGTCACCCCGCTTGCGGATCGTGCCGTACTCGTCGTCGTCCCATGCACCGTTCTTCGGGGCGAAACCGGGATGCGGCCGACCCCGATATGTCGAGCCGTGCCGTTCGATGACGTCCGCATTGATGCAGCCGCCGTGAATGTTCCCCATCAACAGCAGCTTGCGGTACTCCTCGGGCCACGCGTCGGTATCCGACCAGGTGATGCCGCAGTAGGCCGCCTTCTGATGCTTGTGATCGACGATCGAGCGCATCGGCCATGTGTTCGCCGGGTACGGTCCCCCCTGCCGAATGTAGTATCCCGACTCGACGATGTGCCACAGGTGGTCGATGACGCAGGCGGAAATGAAGAAGTCCCCCTCGTCGTTGATGGCGATCCCCCAGGGGTTGCTCGTCCCTTCGGCAAAGACCTGGAACTCCCAGGTGCGCGGGTGAATGCGGAACATCGCGCAGGTGAACTTCCAGCCGGGATGCTCCGCGTCACGATTGGGATTGTCGCTGCCGTACTTCACGTGCGAATGATTGAACACGCCGTTCAGACCGTACAGCCAGCCGTCCGGTCCCCATGTGAGCGAATTCGGAAGCTCATGCGTGTCGGTCCGCCCGAAGCCGGTCAGGACCGTTTTCGTAACGTCGGCCTTTCCGTCGCCGTCGGTGTCCTGCATGAATAGCAGATCGGGCGCGTTCGCGACCCACACGCCGCCATGGCCGACTGCGATTCCGGACGGGATATTCAGCCCGTCGGCGAACACCGTCACCGAGTCGGCCCGGCCGTCACCGGTGGTATCCTCGAGAACCTTCACACGGTCGCGGCCTGGACCGGCGGATCGGCGGGGATACTCAAAGCTCTCGGTGATCCAGATCCGCCCACGCTCATCGATGCTCATCGCGACCGGATTGGCGATATCCGGCTCGGCAGCGACGACCTCGACGGAGAAGCCGTCAGGGACCGTCATGCGTGCGACGGCCTGCTGTGCAGAGATCGGCGGTCCCGGCGGCCGGTCGTGACGGCGGGGTACTTCAAGACGCTGAGCCGTTGCGGGGCTGGCAGCGAACAGGAAAAACAGAACGACCGGCAGCAGGAGCGCACGCATGCGACGACCTTCCGACGTGGGGCAGAGAGAACGGGAAGCGCACCCCGATACTGTCGCCCACTCGACTGCCGGATGCAATCGAAGCTGCAGCCGCGGTGCATCATCGAAACCGTCAGTCGCACCGCGACGTGCGATGCGACTGACTCGAGATGCACAATCGAAATGCCGTCAACTCGAAGTAAGTTCGAAGCTGGGAGGCGTCTCGGGAGAGTCGGTGATGTCGGCGGTCAGTTGCGTCTGTTCCAGCGCACTGTACTTGTCCGGAATGGACTCGCTGGCGTCGCCGGACATCCGCAGCTGCTCGATATCCATCCCTTCGTCGGTCGATACCGGTGAACCGTCCTTTGTGACGATGCGGCTGACCGTCACTTTGTAATTGCCGGGCGTTACGCCCGACCGGTTACCGGTTACGAGGGAGAATTCGCCGTCAGCATTCGTCTGGCCGGCAGCGCCATTGAGGCCGGGCTGGGTCGGGTGAAACATGACGACGGCATCACCGAGCGGCTGACCGTCGAGTGTCACGACTCCGGTGTATTCGACGAGTTCGGGAGCGTCATCCGGAGACGACGAGCAGCCCGTAACCATCAACGCGAGAACGAGGCAGAAACACCGCACTTCAGAAGTCCTCCGTTTCGAAACGTTGCCTGGAACTGCCGAACCGGTGCAGCAGGACCGGTTGGCCGGCCGCGACATTGCCGGGCGACGATCAGAACTCGCCGATGACGTTGCCGTCCTTGATTCGATTGAGCCACTGGAAGACGTTGCGGTAATCAATGTTCTCGCTGATGAAGCGGACCGCACCGTCCCCCATCAGGAAGTGGCCGCCACCGATATGATGGCTGCCGAACTGCCAGGCGTACTGCAGACCGCTGCCGTTGAGGGCGTTGTCGTAGTTGATCGCACCATACCGCTCGTTGTTTCGGGGCGTGCGACCGTGGCAACAGGTGTGGGTGCCGGCGCCCCAGTACGGGCCATAGTTAACACTTGTGCTCTGCTGTTTGGCTTCACCCACGATAATCGTGTTACTGGACCCGTCCTTGATGAAACCGATCGTCGTGGCCCCGTCGTTACCGAACGCGCCGAGATCCTGCGTGCTCGTGCGGTAGACGTTGTAGCTCGGGTTGTAATCGGTGTAGGCACCGGTGGCGAACAGATAGTTGCTGCGGGCCACCTGGTTCCGTTCGTAGAAGCTGCTGCTGCTGTTCGCAGAGCTGTTAACGACCTCGCCGTTCAGATCGTCTGACGGGCACAGGAAGACGGCCAGCTTCTGGCTGTAGACAGGACGGTTGGCGTCGCTGGTGCTTACACCACCAGCCAGTGGTCGCCCGTAAGGGCTGGAGATGCTCGACGGCAGACTGAAGTTGTACTGGTTGTACAGCGGAGACTGGTCGAGGTAGGGAAGCAGAAGCACCCAGCCGGTCGTGTTCATCACCTCGAGCGTCGAAGGACACTGCGAGTAGGAGGCCGGATTGCAGCGACCGGAGGAAATCAGCGCCGGCGGGAACACGCCGTGGGTGTCGTGATAGTTGTGGAGGGCCAGTCCGAATTGCTTCACGTTGTTCTTGCACTGCGATCGTCTGGCCGCTTCCCGTGCCTGTTGCACCGCAGGGAGCAGCAGTGCGATCAGAATCGCGATGATGGCAATCACCACCAGCAGTTCGATCAGCGTGAAACCTCGTCGAATGCGCAGCGACATGAGCATGTCCTCACCAGAAACGGCGTTTTCGCAGGAACTACGAACTGAAGAACAGGCGGACTGACGCGGCGGGAAATGAAGGTGCTTGCCGCGTCACCCGTTGATACATGAAGAAGATGACTTGACTCTAAACCTGCCGTTAAGAGGTCGCAACCGTCCCGATGATGAAACTTCGTTGCCAAGACGAAATTCAGGGAGAACCCTGACGGGTCGGTTGCATGAGCGAAGCGGGGAGCCCTGCGGCCACTTTGCCCCACCGGTAGGCGACGCTGACGTGCAGAGACAATCAGGATCGCGCGGTCACGAAGGATGCGTGTGCGTCTTGCTGAACAACGCGGCACCTTGCGTTTCCCTCCCCGCTCAAATCTTCCGGGTGATCACCAGGCCAGGTCGACGAGATGTGGGAACTGTCGGTCCCGGATGTGTGGGCGGCGCACGCAGGACCGCGTCAGATGATCAGCCGCGATCGATCAATTACTGAGCGCCGTGATCGGGCTTCTGCGACCGTCGGCCGGCGCGGGTGTTTGACGGCACCCAGTTGCGGTCCGTGTCCTTCAGGTCGCGGATCTCGGCGAGTGAAGGGGGCGCGTTCGTTCCGTACTGCTGCCATCGTGGCTTGCGGAGCACCGGCCGGTAGTCCATGTGTGCCGGTCGGGCACCACGGCTGAACACCCAGCTCATGACGGATCGTGATCCTCCCCCCGGTCGTTCACGGAAGAGGACGGCCAGCAAACCGAGTCCCACGGCAATGCCGCCCACGATCATCAGAGGGACGGCTGGATCGGGGCTGAAGACAAGCACAACGCCAGTGCACGCGAGCGCACCGCCGAGAATCACGAAGCTCGTTGCGAGCAGCGGCGCGGCAACCCGGCTCGGCTGACTGTCAAACCGTGATCCCATCGACTCTCCCGCCCCGTCAAGAGATCTGAACCGTCACGAGATCCAAAATCCGTTCATCCCGTATCATACTTCGCCGGACCGACGTGTAAACAGGGGAGTGACACGCCCCCTTGCCGGCCGTCCTCCCGGCCACGGTTCCGTCAATTCGGCCGCGTGAGCGAGTGCACCGTCCGCAGCACGTCTTTCAGTGCAAACTCGTCCTCCTCCCCCGAGGGAAATCGGCGGATCAGCATCCCTCCAGGTTCGTAGACGTAGAATGCAGGTGTCGATTCGAGATCCTGTTGCTCGAGAAAATCGAGAAACGGCACATCGAGCTGCAGGTGAACGAGCGGCCCGGAATGCTTGCTCAGGAATTCGAGAATCTTCGGCTGGTACCAGGCGGGTGGCTTGCCGGCGATGCCGTCGTAATCACAGTTGACCGCAATCCACTCCAACCGGTCCTGAGGAAACGTGGAGAGCCGTTCAATGATTTCCGGCAACTCCTCCCGGCACCGCGGGCAGGTCATCGTCCAGATCTGAACCACGACGACCTTGCCGGAGGCCGCACGGACCCGCTTCTGCACGCCGGCCCAGTCCGTCACCGTCAGTTCAGGATCGGCCGCCAATCCTCGGGACGCAACGCCGCACGTGGCGACCGCGATGAATGCCAGGCAGACTGACCAGTG
This region includes:
- a CDS encoding VOC family protein, whose translation is MVQPIPPGHHSLAPHLVIRGATEAIEFYKSAFNAEEISRMPWPNGEGIMHAELKIGDSPLFLCDETPPMERWVSPKSLNGTSVALHMWTDDAEGAFERAVKAGSRIEMPLTDMFWGDRYGRIIDPFGHEWAIAQHIRDMTPEEIQEAAEKFAPPE
- a CDS encoding HesB/IscA family protein, encoding MVTVTEKAAGEIKRVIGEQNMPEGTVLRIGVAGGGCSGFQYKLGFDAAADREKDHISEQHGLQVAIDKKSDLYLDGTTVDFYDGLEKRGFTFENPNVTRSCGCGSSFSV
- a CDS encoding PVC-type heme-binding CxxCH protein; amino-acid sequence: MRALLLPVVLFFLFAASPATAQRLEVPRRHDRPPGPPISAQQAVARMTVPDGFSVEVVAAEPDIANPVAMSIDERGRIWITESFEYPRRSAGPGRDRVKVLEDTTGDGRADSVTVFADGLNIPSGIAVGHGGVWVANAPDLLFMQDTDGDGKADVTKTVLTGFGRTDTHELPNSLTWGPDGWLYGLNGVFNHSHVKYGSDNPNRDAEHPGWKFTCAMFRIHPRTWEFQVFAEGTSNPWGIAINDEGDFFISACVIDHLWHIVESGYYIRQGGPYPANTWPMRSIVDHKHQKAAYCGITWSDTDAWPEEYRKLLLMGNIHGGCINADVIERHGSTYRGRPHPGFAPKNGAWDDDEYGTIRKRGDDDAPKLADFLTANDAWFMPVVQKTGPDGCLYVLDWYDRYHCYQDANADPEGIDRAKGRLYRVIYDKAGRLPVLDLSTMGNDELADHLDGRDEYVRATARRLLAERLSEDSPVVQRLIAQANDTSRDVSSRLRAMWALAGADLPPSVLVHNIHYDVDHPQISAWKIRLLADRLDEKLAAQEIAAGLIFGQDEDPRVFQQRVIAASKLYRHVSDRPERFDSQLASILLYHLALSENDPTMAPLVWQNLLPIVSRDPDAVGQALVEQMFDRPPAFASVLPRAVSVLADDPRTDGNTLSELLEETLVEELLDEATKRQCLDAVAERLRQRSLTDEQRESISGLFLDESRLADADEVLDAPLTVVRALLGSGPALDTLRHSFADSDHRPQNRLAALETLIAAGDAEFLDRVEEVLADAEAGHDFRAAVIESLGRSRSPKVAGILLVRFDDFEPAVQPKAIEVLTQRPGWSLALLDAIQNKKIDRNLLNVNQLRRLATFTDEPLKTALAKVYGQIRLDGRSDRQQVIRQHRDLLRRVPGDARAGVAVFKKICAQCHKMYGDGAEVGPDITRNGRNNWEQLLSNVFDPSLVIGPGYQARQLLTDDGRVLTGLPVEENERRVILKIQGGKLETIPREEIEEYRVSNVSMMPEGIEKQLTPQELADLFAYLALDGPPDDPKAKLLPGAPAPARGD
- a CDS encoding Gfo/Idh/MocA family protein, yielding MPQQIPRRQFFSQSAAIGAGLYVAGQAASAESTSPNEKLNIGVIGPGGRGASNLAGVSGENIVAICDVDARRAAQAFEAFPKASRYEDFRKMLDNETLDAVVVSTPDHTHAYCSVTAMRQGLHCYCEKPLTRTVREARLVAQTAREHHVVTQMGTQIHATNNYRRVVEVIRSGAIGPVREVKVWVGKGWGGNTWPTDKPPIPEGVNWDLWLGPSAYRPYHPAYIPADWRRWWDFGGGTLADMGCHYIDLVFWALDLRHPLTCEAEGPPTHPETAPTGLKVTWTYPERGEQPPVTLTWTDGDMIEHVHDGHDLGGAGVYFVGDEGSMYANYGTYKLFPEDKFADFTPPEQTIPNSIGHHAEWIQACKTGEPTTCNFDYSGALTESVLLGTVAYRIGRKLEWDGAELKATNAPEAANVVWQPSRLGWEL
- a CDS encoding sugar phosphate isomerase/epimerase family protein — translated: MASRTDSANSEVSSGNSRLSRRLWLASSAAALGSTLLQGSSGAPLAAAEPPTRTGRPFMKLSLAAYSFNRYLPRNWPKPRSGNPTMTLEDFVDYCAEQDLDATELTSYYFPADVTNEYLMSIKNQTFRLGLDISGTAIGNDFCLPEGPDREFQLEMTRKWIDYAALMGAPVIRIFAGKVPKGETEEVALDRCVEGINQSLDYAATKGVVLALENHGGITATPEQLLRIVERVNNSPWFGINFDSGNFRTDDPYGDLEKIAPYAVNAQVKVAITAGGEKQEADLPRIVGILQDAGYRGYLVLEYEEKEDPREAIPRYLEQLRKLTA
- a CDS encoding JmjC domain-containing protein; translation: MTSQLLSPPPTTTAPVQQSVGQRHLLAFNANDFQDCFSRRPFLIEHRLCNHPLFEVERILELARALPVSCIEYNAGKLPTSIDARLTPRNGLSVDETIRRIEECESWMVLKYVEQDPAYRDLLEACLKEIRPHSEQIAPGMTHAQAFVFLTSPGSVTPYHIDPEHNFLLQVRGSKTVRQWDGADRSILSEAELEAFYTNRGRNLEYREEIAEHAWTFDLQPGQGLHFPVTNPHWVQNGPEVSVSFSITFRTPDLDRRAGVHRVNAGLRRLGITPAPVGDHPGRDWYKYQAYRLCRRLRPGK
- a CDS encoding GNAT family N-acetyltransferase, which gives rise to MSATGLPPAAKKQHDAPFVDCIPTGPPAEVTPPLADGAFVEFVPADGLDERVDDWQSLADDAAEPNVFLEPWFLRPALNAFAGESKLRFALVYRPSTRRDTPPVLCGFFPFEEQPSWKNVPVRVWTLWQHPYSFLSTPLIRRGQGALCLAALFEALREERRGPAVLELPDVDGAGPFHQALTDATAEQTLNTFCVSEQSRAVLEPGDDWQQYVVEALTSHNRRELRRQRRRLADLGDITVRFNDGNGFFDFWMEQFLDLEAAGWKGNAGTAIGLDERHRQFFREITHAAAQRRQLMLLGLFLNNEPIAMKWNFRSGTGSFAFKIAYDESYRKFSPGVHLEIENIRVLHGMPSITWMDSCAVPQHFMINRLWRQRRTIRHLLVSTGRLTGDALVGLAPLARVVRRRFRSASRQPAAIQQT